One Cytophagales bacterium DNA window includes the following coding sequences:
- a CDS encoding S41 family peptidase: protein MELTIEKPTTDFNVAFFVIGRLGQTNFNCRTIIDHYLPEKYYISGPFMNDFLADNQIGYIRFPGFTGEIDKHNLNFMLERYQDTQGLIIDLRQNGGGMPQDMYRLLSRFVSEKTLIYYSQLKNGPGHDDFGSPKPAYVEPYEGIRYLKPMRVLPDRGTYSAGSFTSLVIKAIPNMLLVGDTTGGGLGAPNGGQLPNGWRYRFSISKALTLDMDESYENGVPPDMLARFDWSDLSRDEVLDAAISDLLR from the coding sequence ATGGAACTAACAATAGAAAAACCAACTACAGATTTTAATGTAGCATTCTTCGTAATTGGACGTTTGGGTCAGACCAATTTCAACTGTCGTACCATTATCGATCATTACTTACCAGAGAAATATTACATATCAGGGCCTTTTATGAATGACTTTCTGGCGGATAATCAGATTGGCTACATTCGGTTTCCTGGTTTCACGGGAGAAATAGACAAGCATAATCTCAATTTCATGCTTGAACGCTATCAAGATACCCAGGGGCTTATCATTGACCTTCGTCAAAATGGTGGCGGAATGCCGCAGGACATGTATCGCCTCCTAAGCAGATTTGTTTCCGAGAAAACACTGATCTACTACTCTCAGTTAAAAAACGGCCCCGGACACGATGATTTCGGTTCACCCAAACCAGCTTATGTGGAACCTTACGAAGGCATCCGATACCTGAAACCAATGCGCGTACTTCCCGATAGAGGTACCTATAGTGCCGGCTCGTTTACTTCCCTGGTCATAAAAGCCATTCCTAACATGCTCCTGGTAGGAGACACGACTGGAGGTGGATTGGGTGCGCCTAATGGAGGTCAATTACCAAACGGCTGGCGATATCGTTTCTCGATTTCCAAAGCCCTCACTTTGGACATGGACGAGTCCTATGAAAATGGAGTTCCTCCCGACATGCTGGCACGCTTCGATTGGTCCGATCTAAGCAGGGACGAAGTTTTAGATGCTGCAATCTCTGATCTGTTAAGGTAA
- a CDS encoding DMT family transporter: MNQYVLLLMSIIVGIMVVIQGGLNARLGVILKSPLLATSAALSVSALITITAVLLTVKQFPSLQQLRSVPTYLWFTGAVFSFLAVTLFYYLIPRLGISTAVSFGLFGQIMFSVMAAHYGWFSMPQEPIIWKKAVGILSMIAGLYLIKF, translated from the coding sequence ATGAATCAGTATGTGCTATTGCTCATGTCTATCATTGTCGGGATCATGGTAGTCATCCAAGGCGGTCTCAATGCCAGGTTAGGTGTTATATTGAAAAGTCCGCTACTGGCCACTTCTGCCGCGCTCTCCGTAAGTGCGTTGATCACCATTACTGCAGTATTGTTAACCGTCAAACAATTTCCGAGTCTGCAGCAACTGAGGAGTGTGCCCACCTATTTATGGTTTACAGGTGCAGTTTTCAGCTTCCTGGCTGTCACGCTGTTCTACTATCTCATTCCAAGGCTGGGTATATCTACCGCCGTATCCTTCGGACTCTTCGGACAGATCATGTTTTCAGTGATGGCCGCTCACTATGGGTGGTTTAGTATGCCACAGGAACCCATTATTTGGAAAAAAGCAGTGGGCATCTTATCGATGATCGCAGGACTCTATCTCATCAAATTTTGA
- a CDS encoding nuclear transport factor 2 family protein, protein MKTRSNKSVVESYFEDFGNGNMESVLGHFHPDCLIVSVREGDRAPGQLHGSYHSKDQAKDFLANISNLFEVRAFNIESVMEAEIDVVYANGSFTHLVKATGKLFKSTWVQRCVISDGMIKEYPFYEDSAAFVEAFKQQP, encoded by the coding sequence ATGAAGACAAGGAGTAACAAATCAGTAGTAGAAAGCTATTTCGAGGATTTTGGGAATGGCAATATGGAATCGGTCTTGGGCCATTTTCATCCTGATTGTCTGATCGTAAGTGTCCGGGAAGGCGACAGAGCACCAGGCCAACTGCATGGTTCTTATCACTCGAAAGACCAGGCGAAAGACTTTTTGGCCAACATCTCCAACCTGTTTGAAGTCAGAGCATTCAATATCGAATCGGTGATGGAGGCTGAAATTGATGTGGTATACGCCAATGGTTCTTTCACACATCTGGTGAAAGCCACTGGAAAGTTATTCAAGAGCACCTGGGTGCAGCGGTGCGTCATCAGCGATGGAATGATCAAAGAATATCCCTTTTACGAAGATTCTGCTGCATTTGTAGAGGCATTTAAGCAACAGCCATGA
- a CDS encoding adenylate/guanylate cyclase domain-containing protein: MKLSRIQVRKVAWITITWTIISVVKFLISYGAFIEYGFADQIDLMIPLKASIITGMMAGILGGGSIVLLWEKWLRSKPYGWAIRSTLISYSVIFIIIAFVTTLFFQTQLLDLPLYHAEVLKNVIQRMISPNTLIPFFSWLAVAALTVIALLVNDKYGPGVFRKFLLGHYFNPKREERIFMFLDLRSSTSIAEELGEERYFSFLREVFKFATSAILRNEGEIYQYVGDEIVISWETEKGRKNAHCIQCFFDIQELLNKKKSYFSNTYGHQPEFKAGIHFGHVMAGEIGIVKREIAFSGDVLNTTARIQSKCNELGVNILTSKATIDLLGPINQFKPEEVGTIELRGKKEMVTLYTL, from the coding sequence ATGAAACTGTCCCGAATTCAAGTCCGTAAAGTTGCCTGGATCACCATTACCTGGACCATCATTTCGGTAGTCAAGTTTTTGATTAGTTATGGTGCATTCATTGAATATGGATTTGCTGATCAGATAGATTTAATGATTCCGCTAAAAGCAAGTATCATCACTGGAATGATGGCTGGCATTTTAGGAGGGGGTTCCATCGTATTATTATGGGAAAAGTGGTTAAGATCAAAACCATATGGATGGGCTATACGAAGTACACTGATCAGCTATAGCGTAATTTTCATCATCATCGCTTTTGTGACTACTCTTTTCTTTCAAACACAATTATTGGATTTGCCTCTTTATCATGCGGAAGTATTGAAGAATGTGATACAGCGTATGATCAGTCCCAATACGTTGATCCCTTTTTTTTCATGGCTTGCTGTAGCGGCACTCACCGTGATTGCCCTACTTGTTAATGATAAGTATGGTCCTGGGGTTTTTAGGAAGTTTTTACTCGGGCACTATTTCAATCCAAAAAGGGAGGAGCGGATTTTCATGTTTCTTGACCTGCGATCGTCCACCTCCATTGCCGAAGAGTTGGGAGAGGAACGTTACTTTTCATTCCTGAGAGAAGTATTCAAATTTGCCACTTCCGCGATTCTCAGGAATGAAGGAGAAATTTACCAATATGTTGGTGATGAGATTGTGATTAGTTGGGAAACGGAGAAAGGAAGGAAAAATGCACACTGTATTCAATGTTTCTTTGATATCCAGGAGTTACTGAATAAGAAGAAATCATATTTCAGTAATACCTATGGACATCAACCGGAATTCAAAGCGGGCATTCATTTTGGGCATGTAATGGCCGGAGAGATTGGCATTGTGAAGCGTGAGATTGCTTTCTCGGGCGATGTGCTAAACACGACTGCCAGAATTCAATCCAAGTGCAATGAATTAGGCGTTAACATATTGACCTCAAAGGCAACTATTGATCTCCTTGGACCAATTAATCAATTTAAACCAGAAGAAGTAGGAACCATTGAGTTGAGAGGTAAAAAGGAAATGGTAACGCTGTATACCTTATAG
- a CDS encoding helix-turn-helix domain-containing protein, which yields MIDQKSIAVLPFDNLSSDAENEYFADGMTEEIINALSQIEGLKVTARTSTFVFKNLKQDIRHIGNELGVSTVLEGSIRKSSNRVRITAQLIRTDNGFHLWSENFDRELTDVFALQDEISLLIADKIRENFGHLEINEDLFHHAAEDTQALIYCQKARYHYNQWNPENINLSIQYYEKARALDDQLIDAYIGLADSYSFLAVAGFAPREEAWGKSIEAIEKAKTINAQNASLNYMLANQALYTEANFLKAISHCQQSLVVNPTLPEARRLMAFLNILRGDLEIAAEHLRYVVSIDPINDETAFFEAYLLYRAGKFEESEKKLRGLLDKNPSNLPAITTLAYNLIMTGQYSSIKQLLNEAPEGLIIPDEKLGLSCLAEVKERGQDITPDLLIQLKQNASENTSFQAHAYLFLVYVNLEELDSAMEVLQKLFDIKSSILLLSYGDPLAAKIFSHPSYEEIHKKIYNEEPINIPRKQGKSVSLEKEAIASALERLEDIISAKQPYLDPKLSLRALAETIELHPNQLSWLLNDKIGKNFNDFINGYRLAAFQERAKDPSLGHLTLLGLALESGFSSKSVFNEFFKKHTGKTPKAWVSEAKKAWDH from the coding sequence TTGATTGATCAGAAATCCATTGCCGTATTACCCTTTGATAACCTTAGCTCAGACGCGGAAAACGAATATTTCGCGGATGGGATGACAGAGGAAATCATCAATGCGCTAAGTCAAATAGAAGGCTTGAAAGTTACGGCTCGTACCTCTACTTTCGTCTTTAAGAACCTAAAACAAGACATCCGGCACATTGGAAATGAACTAGGGGTGTCTACCGTATTAGAAGGGAGTATCAGAAAATCCAGCAATCGTGTCAGGATCACTGCTCAGCTCATACGAACTGATAATGGATTTCACTTATGGTCTGAAAATTTTGACCGGGAATTGACAGATGTTTTCGCTTTACAGGATGAAATCAGCTTGTTAATCGCCGATAAGATTCGGGAGAACTTCGGACACCTTGAAATCAATGAAGACCTTTTTCATCATGCCGCTGAAGATACACAAGCCTTGATCTATTGTCAAAAAGCCCGGTATCACTATAATCAGTGGAATCCTGAAAACATCAATTTATCCATCCAATATTATGAGAAAGCACGAGCGCTCGACGATCAATTAATTGACGCTTACATTGGACTGGCAGACTCCTATAGCTTTCTCGCTGTAGCTGGTTTTGCTCCCAGGGAGGAAGCATGGGGTAAATCTATTGAAGCTATTGAAAAAGCAAAGACCATTAATGCACAAAATGCCAGCCTGAATTACATGCTGGCGAATCAGGCATTATATACCGAGGCTAACTTCCTTAAAGCCATATCGCATTGCCAGCAATCTCTCGTAGTGAATCCGACCTTGCCCGAAGCCAGAAGACTCATGGCCTTTTTGAATATCCTCCGAGGTGATCTGGAAATAGCGGCTGAACATTTGAGATATGTTGTGTCCATTGATCCGATCAATGACGAAACTGCGTTTTTTGAAGCCTACTTGCTATACCGAGCTGGAAAATTTGAGGAATCTGAGAAAAAGCTACGAGGGCTATTAGACAAGAACCCAAGCAACCTGCCCGCCATCACAACACTCGCCTACAACTTGATCATGACGGGTCAGTACTCCTCAATAAAACAACTACTGAATGAAGCACCAGAAGGTTTGATCATTCCCGATGAGAAACTTGGTTTGTCATGTTTGGCAGAAGTAAAAGAAAGAGGCCAGGATATAACACCAGATCTATTGATTCAACTCAAACAAAATGCCTCAGAAAACACCTCCTTTCAAGCACACGCTTATTTATTTCTGGTTTATGTCAATCTGGAGGAACTAGATTCAGCAATGGAGGTTTTACAAAAGCTCTTTGACATTAAGTCCTCTATTTTGTTATTGAGTTATGGAGATCCCCTCGCTGCAAAGATATTTTCACATCCCAGTTACGAAGAGATCCACAAGAAAATCTATAATGAGGAACCTATCAATATTCCCAGGAAGCAGGGCAAATCAGTCTCATTAGAAAAAGAAGCTATTGCATCCGCACTTGAGCGTCTTGAGGATATCATCAGTGCAAAACAACCTTACCTGGATCCAAAACTGAGCCTAAGAGCACTCGCAGAAACGATTGAATTGCACCCCAATCAGCTTTCATGGTTACTCAATGATAAGATCGGAAAGAACTTCAATGACTTCATCAACGGATACCGATTAGCAGCATTTCAAGAAAGAGCCAAGGACCCCTCACTTGGACATCTAACCCTATTAGGCCTTGCATTAGAAAGTGGATTCAGTTCCAAGTCAGTTTTCAATGAGTTCTTCAAGAAACACACTGGAAAGACTCCAAAGGCCTGGGTAAGCGAAGCGAAAAAGGCCTGGGACCATTAA
- a CDS encoding acyl-CoA thioesterase, with the protein MTTVEQIEKSRTSIFKAVFPNTTNHYDTLFGGTAMQLMDEVAFITATRFSRQKMVTVSSDKIDFTKPIPAGTIVELVGFVKHVGNTSLKVHVDVFIEEMYSNKRELAINGEFAFVAIDEARNPTQIDLL; encoded by the coding sequence ATGACAACAGTAGAACAAATAGAAAAATCGCGGACAAGCATCTTTAAAGCCGTATTTCCAAATACAACCAACCATTATGACACCTTATTTGGAGGGACGGCAATGCAATTGATGGACGAAGTGGCGTTCATTACAGCCACGAGGTTTAGTCGGCAAAAAATGGTAACAGTAAGTAGTGATAAAATAGATTTCACAAAACCAATTCCTGCGGGAACGATCGTTGAACTGGTAGGTTTTGTCAAACATGTAGGGAACACAAGTTTGAAAGTTCATGTAGACGTCTTTATCGAAGAAATGTATTCCAATAAGCGAGAATTGGCTATTAACGGTGAATTCGCATTCGTGGCAATTGATGAAGCGAGAAATCCCACTCAAATAGACTTGTTATAG
- a CDS encoding 4Fe-4S cluster-binding domain-containing protein — MIDLKYRGISVKNLRSTIAGKVLNEGQFEAIELHDKIFPFKTNEYVINELIDWNNYENDPIYNLVFPRKELIDNSDYQLLRDAMSGDNNSTIKTLSDDIRTRLNPHPSDQMLNVPSALEGIQHKYEQIILFFPKQGQTCHAYCTFCFRWPQFTGEKKWKFETAETNKVISYLRQNPQITDILFTGGDPMVMNVKSLKKYIQPILDANISSLKNIRIGTKSLSFWPYKYLIGEEGEEIVKLFSEITRRGLHLAFMAHFSHPRELQTDAVKQAVTRIKETGAVIRTQTPLIKKVNDDSSILRDLWQEQVQLGLIPYYLFIARDTGSKFFQAINLYEASNIFRDAFRQLSGLARTVRGPVMSTSSGKVLINGSINMGSEKFFVLEYLQARNPELVKRPFLARFNRDACWFDDLELMPNDFADLNNCQRL; from the coding sequence ATGATTGATTTGAAATATCGTGGTATTTCAGTAAAAAACTTAAGAAGTACAATTGCTGGGAAAGTCCTGAATGAAGGACAATTCGAAGCAATAGAATTACACGATAAGATTTTTCCTTTTAAGACTAATGAATATGTTATAAATGAATTAATTGACTGGAATAACTATGAGAATGATCCCATTTACAACTTGGTATTCCCCAGAAAGGAGTTGATCGATAATAGTGATTATCAATTACTTCGAGATGCTATGTCGGGTGATAACAATTCGACAATCAAAACACTTAGCGATGATATCAGAACAAGATTAAATCCACACCCATCGGACCAGATGTTAAATGTTCCTTCTGCTTTAGAGGGTATTCAACATAAGTATGAGCAGATTATTTTGTTTTTCCCAAAGCAAGGACAAACGTGTCATGCATATTGTACTTTTTGTTTTCGATGGCCTCAATTTACAGGAGAGAAGAAGTGGAAATTTGAGACCGCTGAAACAAATAAGGTGATATCTTATTTAAGGCAAAACCCTCAAATAACCGATATCCTCTTTACGGGTGGAGACCCAATGGTAATGAATGTAAAATCATTGAAGAAATATATTCAGCCTATACTTGATGCGAATATCTCCTCTCTAAAAAACATCAGAATCGGAACAAAATCTCTTTCTTTTTGGCCATATAAATACCTAATAGGCGAAGAAGGAGAAGAGATTGTTAAACTTTTTAGTGAAATAACCAGAAGAGGATTGCATTTAGCATTTATGGCTCATTTTAGCCACCCGAGAGAATTACAAACAGATGCAGTAAAGCAAGCAGTGACAAGAATAAAAGAAACTGGAGCTGTTATCCGAACACAAACACCCCTTATTAAAAAAGTCAATGACGATTCTTCTATTCTTAGAGATCTATGGCAAGAACAAGTTCAACTAGGCCTTATTCCTTATTATTTATTTATCGCTAGAGACACGGGCTCTAAATTCTTTCAAGCTATAAATCTGTATGAAGCATCTAATATCTTTCGTGATGCTTTTCGACAACTTTCTGGCTTGGCACGAACCGTAAGAGGCCCAGTAATGTCAACTAGTTCAGGTAAGGTTCTGATAAATGGGAGCATCAATATGGGTAGTGAAAAATTTTTCGTTTTAGAATATTTGCAAGCAAGAAATCCTGAACTAGTTAAAAGGCCATTTTTAGCCCGATTTAATAGAGATGCATGTTGGTTTGATGATTTAGAATTGATGCCAAATGATTTTGCAGATTTAAATAACTGTCAGCGATTGTAA
- a CDS encoding ABC transporter permease: MNSPSFPEPPKWLTWLLRKICSERVLETIEGDLWELYGIRRTKMSRFRSNLIFLYEVLDMIRPFAIKRKWSNNSIHTAMFRNYFKVAWRSLFKHKMYSSIKIGGFGIGMAACILIILFIQDELSYDKNYERKADIYRVINVHAAPEKTDRWASFPPQTGQVLRESFPEIEMAGRLIPFDWFDAGNNQFRRQDRMQNSYEEGFAYADQDLIEILEIPMVYGNRTEALSQPNGILISKSKADKYFPGEDPVGQMIVLNDNTENPYVIGGVMQDFPSNSHLQFDFLISLTAREFWPGEQTNWCCWNYSPYVRVRPGTNKADLEEKLLLIRDGFMVKYAEDQGEADVDNFKYHSFMLQPVSDIYLKSKGIHDPLAHGDYQVVQMFGAIAVLILLLSAINFINLSTAKSANRAKEVGLRKVVGSYRKDLIKQFLTESFIFSFVSMLLGVVLATLALPFFNTLADKTLVIPWGYWWFIPSLVGATLFIGVIAGLYPSFYLSAFRPIQVLKGEKSRGTKSSRLRSVLVVFQIAASVVLIIGALMVHRQMTYILNKDIGFEKERVLLLQGSNTLGERIPAFKGEIAKLAGVSSSSASNYLPVVGTKRDGNAFFKEGRSRLDASVGAQMWRADDEYLETMGMELVEGRMFDLDRASDSSAIIINQEMVKQLGLDNPIGSRIENFQRVWTVVGVIKDFNYDNLREIIRPLALSGTSFGEIISVKIQSQDLQASVTQINQVWDEFMPNQPIRYTFLDESFARMYDDVKRTSNVFTSFSVLAIIVACLGLFGLSAFMAEQRTKEISIRKVLGASFNRILLLLTQNFLIMMAISLALAIPVGQYLMRDWLSEFEYQVTLGWDVFIIAGTIVAIISLITISYESIKAIFVNPVKGLRSE, translated from the coding sequence GTGAATAGTCCGAGTTTTCCGGAGCCACCCAAATGGCTCACCTGGTTGCTTCGAAAGATCTGTTCCGAACGCGTGTTGGAAACGATCGAAGGCGACCTGTGGGAGCTCTATGGCATTCGCCGAACGAAGATGAGTCGTTTCAGGTCAAACCTCATCTTTCTGTACGAAGTGTTGGACATGATCCGGCCTTTCGCCATCAAAAGAAAATGGTCAAATAACTCAATACATACAGCAATGTTTAGAAACTATTTTAAAGTAGCCTGGAGAAGTCTCTTCAAGCACAAGATGTACTCATCGATCAAAATTGGTGGGTTCGGTATCGGTATGGCCGCTTGTATCCTGATCATATTGTTCATTCAGGATGAGCTGAGCTATGATAAAAATTACGAGCGGAAAGCGGACATCTATCGGGTGATCAATGTGCATGCAGCTCCCGAGAAAACAGATCGCTGGGCTTCTTTTCCTCCGCAAACGGGTCAGGTACTTCGAGAAAGTTTTCCTGAAATTGAAATGGCCGGAAGGCTGATCCCGTTTGATTGGTTTGATGCAGGGAATAACCAATTCAGGCGACAGGATCGGATGCAGAATAGCTATGAAGAAGGGTTTGCTTACGCGGATCAGGATTTGATTGAAATTCTGGAAATCCCCATGGTCTACGGCAATAGGACAGAGGCCTTGTCGCAACCCAATGGTATCCTGATCTCAAAAAGCAAAGCCGACAAGTATTTTCCGGGTGAAGACCCGGTAGGGCAGATGATCGTCCTCAATGACAACACCGAAAACCCCTATGTGATTGGCGGTGTAATGCAGGACTTTCCATCCAATTCTCACTTGCAGTTTGATTTTCTGATCTCACTTACGGCGAGAGAATTCTGGCCAGGTGAGCAAACCAACTGGTGTTGCTGGAATTACAGTCCTTATGTGCGGGTACGGCCGGGCACGAACAAAGCTGATCTGGAAGAAAAGCTGTTACTCATTCGCGATGGCTTTATGGTAAAATACGCGGAAGACCAGGGGGAAGCAGACGTGGACAACTTCAAGTATCACTCCTTCATGCTTCAACCTGTTTCCGATATCTACTTAAAATCAAAAGGTATTCATGATCCGTTAGCTCACGGTGATTATCAGGTGGTCCAAATGTTTGGAGCCATTGCGGTGTTGATCCTTTTGCTTTCTGCGATCAATTTCATCAATCTTTCTACGGCAAAATCCGCCAATCGGGCGAAAGAAGTGGGTTTGAGAAAAGTAGTGGGTTCTTATCGTAAAGACCTGATCAAACAGTTTCTTACAGAGTCTTTCATTTTCAGTTTTGTTTCAATGTTATTGGGCGTTGTATTGGCCACACTGGCATTGCCCTTTTTCAATACTTTGGCCGACAAGACACTGGTCATTCCGTGGGGATACTGGTGGTTTATTCCGTCTTTGGTTGGGGCAACGCTGTTCATAGGTGTCATTGCCGGACTTTATCCTTCTTTTTACCTCTCCGCATTTCGACCTATTCAGGTTTTGAAAGGAGAAAAAAGCCGTGGGACTAAAAGCTCCAGGTTGCGTAGTGTACTGGTCGTGTTTCAAATTGCCGCTTCCGTGGTACTGATCATCGGTGCATTGATGGTTCATCGTCAAATGACCTACATCTTGAATAAAGACATTGGCTTTGAAAAGGAACGAGTCCTTTTACTGCAGGGAAGTAACACCCTGGGAGAAAGGATTCCCGCATTCAAGGGTGAAATTGCCAAACTAGCCGGAGTGAGTTCTAGCTCAGCAAGTAACTACTTGCCAGTTGTAGGGACAAAGCGTGATGGAAATGCTTTCTTTAAAGAAGGCCGATCTCGGTTAGATGCGTCGGTAGGGGCACAAATGTGGCGTGCGGATGATGAATACCTGGAAACCATGGGGATGGAGTTGGTTGAAGGACGCATGTTTGATTTAGATCGGGCATCAGATTCATCCGCAATTATCATCAATCAGGAAATGGTCAAGCAACTAGGCCTGGACAACCCCATTGGATCCCGCATTGAAAATTTTCAACGTGTCTGGACGGTAGTAGGTGTGATCAAGGATTTCAATTACGACAATTTGCGTGAGATCATCAGACCATTGGCTTTGTCGGGGACAAGTTTTGGTGAGATCATCAGTGTCAAAATTCAGTCTCAGGACTTGCAAGCCTCAGTTACTCAAATCAATCAGGTTTGGGATGAATTCATGCCCAATCAACCGATCCGATATACCTTTTTGGATGAGAGTTTTGCCCGCATGTACGATGATGTGAAGCGTACGTCGAATGTATTTACCTCTTTTTCCGTGCTGGCGATTATTGTTGCTTGTTTAGGCCTATTTGGTTTAAGTGCTTTCATGGCTGAGCAACGAACCAAAGAAATCAGCATTCGCAAAGTCCTGGGTGCTTCTTTCAATAGAATATTGTTATTGCTGACGCAGAACTTTTTGATCATGATGGCCATTTCTCTGGCTCTTGCGATACCTGTTGGTCAATACCTGATGCGCGACTGGTTATCAGAGTTTGAATATCAGGTAACCCTGGGTTGGGATGTTTTCATCATCGCAGGAACCATCGTCGCGATCATTTCTTTGATCACCATCAGCTATGAGTCGATCAAAGCAATTTTCGTGAATCCGGTGAAAGGATTAAGATCAGAATAA
- a CDS encoding helix-turn-helix transcriptional regulator: MKLGAFEELVLLSVGSLKEQAYGVVIKEMLAEKTGKSPSIGALHSALYRLEDKGYVTSSEGGATAERGGRRKKFYLLTSAGRNALIDANRLRLEFSRNIEGLNLEFGE, encoded by the coding sequence ATGAAATTAGGAGCATTTGAAGAGCTTGTTTTACTATCGGTTGGTTCATTAAAAGAACAGGCCTATGGAGTGGTCATCAAAGAAATGTTGGCGGAAAAAACAGGAAAAAGCCCGAGTATAGGTGCCTTACATTCTGCGCTTTACCGGTTGGAGGACAAAGGGTATGTTACTTCCTCAGAAGGTGGGGCTACGGCCGAGCGTGGAGGTAGAAGAAAGAAATTCTACTTGTTGACTTCTGCCGGGCGCAATGCCTTGATTGATGCCAATCGCCTGAGACTGGAATTTTCCAGAAACATAGAAGGGCTAAACCTGGAGTTCGGTGAATAG
- a CDS encoding heparan-alpha-glucosaminide N-acetyltransferase domain-containing protein, protein MNRFKPLDIFRGATIAFMIIVNTPGDWGNTYSLLLHAKWHGFTPTDLVFPSFLFAVGNAMGFVSKKWEQQTANEVLLKGFKRAALIFLVGFSLYWFPFLKQTEAGWVLKSFGELRIMGVLQRIGLCYAIALPFIYFFKPRQIVSLSIAFLLAYWGILVAFGDLTLEGNAAQKLDLILLGSGHLYMGEGLPFDPEGLLSTIPAVVNVFIGFLVGLYVRKDGADYEKLTKLLLAGVMMLFIGYIWDPLFPINKKIWTSSYVLITCGLDCLIIGATIFLMEKRQKPLQFRVFETFGKNPLIIYVLSSVLAKVMYTVKIDEQTSIYGWTYRNLFEWMGFGTPFGSFMYALAFTSVCWSVAWWLEKKKIFIKL, encoded by the coding sequence ATGAATCGATTTAAACCTCTGGATATTTTTCGAGGTGCTACCATAGCCTTCATGATCATTGTGAATACCCCTGGTGATTGGGGAAACACATATTCACTTTTGTTGCACGCCAAATGGCACGGATTCACCCCAACGGACCTTGTTTTTCCTTCGTTTCTTTTTGCAGTAGGGAATGCCATGGGCTTCGTCTCGAAAAAATGGGAACAGCAGACTGCCAATGAAGTCCTATTGAAAGGCTTCAAACGAGCCGCATTAATTTTTCTTGTTGGGTTCAGCTTGTATTGGTTCCCTTTTTTGAAACAAACTGAAGCTGGCTGGGTATTGAAATCATTCGGAGAACTACGCATCATGGGCGTGCTTCAGCGAATTGGCCTTTGTTATGCCATCGCATTGCCGTTCATTTATTTCTTCAAACCCCGTCAAATTGTTTCACTTTCCATTGCATTTCTCCTGGCTTATTGGGGTATTCTGGTCGCTTTTGGAGACTTGACCCTCGAAGGCAATGCTGCCCAAAAACTGGATCTCATTCTTCTTGGTTCTGGTCACCTGTATATGGGTGAAGGATTGCCGTTTGATCCGGAGGGATTGCTTAGTACGATTCCGGCAGTGGTCAATGTATTTATTGGGTTTTTAGTGGGCCTCTATGTAAGAAAAGATGGTGCGGACTATGAGAAACTAACCAAGCTTTTGCTGGCTGGTGTGATGATGTTGTTCATCGGTTATATCTGGGATCCACTCTTCCCGATCAATAAGAAAATTTGGACCAGTTCCTACGTACTGATCACTTGCGGCCTGGATTGCCTGATCATCGGAGCGACCATATTCCTAATGGAAAAACGACAAAAACCACTCCAGTTCCGGGTTTTCGAAACATTCGGTAAAAACCCCTTGATCATTTATGTGCTTTCTTCAGTATTGGCCAAGGTCATGTACACTGTCAAAATTGATGAGCAAACTTCAATCTATGGTTGGACTTACCGCAACCTCTTCGAGTGGATGGGATTCGGAACACCTTTCGGGTCTTTCATGTATGCATTGGCCTTTACAAGTGTCTGCTGGTCTGTCGCCTGGTGGCTAGAAAAGAAGAAGATCTTTATTAAGCTTTAG